The Methylocystis sp. ATCC 49242 region ATCGGCGATCGCGACCCGTTGAAATATAACCCGGACGGCTCGCTCGATATTTATGTCCAGCACGCCAGTCCCGGCCCGGACAAGGAAACGAACTGGCTGCCCGCGCCGGCAAGCGGCGGCGCGAACATCACCATGCGCCTTTATGCGCCGAAGCCCGAGGCGCTCGACGGCCGCTGGGCGCCGCCGGCGGTGAAGCGGATCGATTGAGCGGGCGCGTCAAACCCGCTCGCCGTCCATCCCGATACGATGCATGAGGTAGCACAGGCAGTCGAGCCGCACCGCGCGCGGATCGACTGTCAGCATCGCGGGGATGGCCGCGCGGGAAAGGCGGATTTCGCCGCCCGTGTAATCGAAATACTCCTCCGGCTGCGCGTCGACGCTGTCGCCGGGAAGTATCTCCAGCCGCGCGCCCGGCGCCTGCACGGAGCCGAATGACGCACCAGGCGCCAGCTCGCTGAAATTCATGTGATCGATGTCGGAACGGAAAATGAAATCCGCGGGCGAACCGTCGAACGAAAAGCTCGCGTTCGCAGGCGGCTTCACGATGGCGTAGGTGCGCAGCAGGTCGACGTCGTGCGGCGCCGGCGCATGATCGGGAAGCTGGGAGATCGACAGCGCGGCCTCGACGAGTTCGATCGCATGTTCCGTCGCGGAGCCCGCGCCGGCCTTGCCGCATTCGACGGTGATCGCAGGGCAAAGCTCTGCGAAAGCCCCGGCCTGCGTGCCCACCGGCTGCTGGAAATGAACGACGGTGCGCGAAAAGAGCTGCGCCAGCGCGATGAATTTCGGTTCGAGCCTCCGCACGCAACTGTAGTGCGGATTGAAGCCAGTGTTGTTGTGGATGTCGATGCTGGCGAAAAGATTGCGCCTTGCCGCGTAGTCATAGACCCAGCGCGCCATATGCGCGAGCGGATCGTCGGGCGTGAGCGTGCCGGGCCAGACGCGGTTGTAGTCGCGCTCATCCGGCAGCGTGCGTACATGCGCGGCGGCAGCGCGAATATTGCCGATAAACAGCAACAGGGAACGATTCAACCCACGCGCGGCGTGGCGTCGCAACACCGCCTGCACGGCGCCGAGCCCGCTGTCCTCGTTGCCGTGCAGCAGCGTCGAAACGAACAGCGGATGCGGATCGCGTCCCGGCAGATCGAAAAGGGTCGGTCCGGGCAACAGATCGATCAACCTGTCCGCGGGGAAATCGAGAAAACCCTCGGGCAGCCGATCCATCACGGCGCAGGGCGCGTCAGTCACATACATTTTCACAAGTCCCATTCATGCACTGGCGCGCCGCTGCGCTGGCCTTCACAATAGGCGGCCATCATCGCATAGAGGTCGCCGTCGTTCGCTGCGAGCGCCCTGCGCTGCCACACGGCGCCGGTCTGGCGCGCGCGCACGCGAGCCTCGATCACATCGAGGAAGCCGCGCGAGTCGATCACGCCGAAATCGGCGAGGCCCTCGCGCGCGGCGGGTATGAGCCGCTCCAGCAGCAGCCTGTCGGCGCCGATCTCGCCGACGCCGGGCCATATCAGCGTAGCGTCCAGTCCATGGCGCGCGGCGGTGTAGAAATTGCGCCTGGCGTCGGCGAAAGGGAGCCCGGCCGTTCCCTCGTCCGTCATCGCCAGCGCGCGCGAAAGGCCAAGATAGAGCGCGGCGTTCGCCATCATGTCGACGAAGGTCGGCCCCGCCGGCAGGATGCGATGCTCGATGCGCAGATGCGGAGCGCCATCCTCGTCGAAACCGATCAGCGGACGGTTCCAGCGCCAGATGACGCCATTGTGCAGGCGCAGATGACGCAGCGCCTCGGGCGCGTCGTCGAACGCGATTGGCAGCAACGCCTCGTAGTCGCGCGCATTCTCCTCGAACACTTCGAGCAGCGAGCGCGTCGCATAGCCCGAGCCCATGGAGACTCGCGCCGGCCCCGGCACATCGACCGCCTGCTCGAAAAGCGGAATGCGGGTCTCCTCCCACAACGCCTTGCCGAAGAGGAATGGCGCGTTGCCGCAGGCGGCGAGAATTGGGCCGGAGGCGGCGATGGAGGCGTTGTAATAGCGATGCGCGAGATCTGCGGGGGATTTGAGATGCACCTGAAAAGAGGTTGTCGCCGCCTCCAGCATGACGTCGCGATGTTGCGAGACGAGATGTTCGCGGCCCAATATATCTACGCGCAGAGGGCGGCCGCCGCGCCGGCGCAGCACCTCCGTATTGAGGGCGTAATAGCGGTTGAGCGGCGACATGTTCGCGAGCGTGAGATCCTCGTCTCGGATCGTCGGCAGCGTACCGATGAGAACGAGATTGGCGTCCAACCGATGGGCGACGTCATTGCAGCGCGCCCAGACGTCGGTGAGGGCGTCATAGGCGCGCGCGAGCGCGTCGCCTTCGAGGATCAGCGGCTCGCAATTGAGTTCGAGATTGAAGCGCGAAAGCTCCGGCACGACGAGCGGACTGTTCAGCGCCTCGAGAAGCTCCTGATTGATCGAGGCAGGAAAGTAATTGTGATCGACGATCCAGGTCTCGATCTCGAAGCCGATCATGTGACCGGCGCGCGAGAATTTGTCGCCTGCGAAAAGGCGCCGGGCGATATGGGTTTCCTGCGCAAGGCGATCGGCGAAGCGCGCCTTGTCATCGCGCGTGAAGCCGGTTGTCTCGATTTCCTCGCCCATGCGCTTCCCGTCACGCCGACCGTTGATCTGCCGGGCTTTTATCCTGTCGCGGGGAAACGGAAAAGGCGGCGCGGCGAAGGGTCGCGTTGGCGCTGTCGTATCGTCCTTCGCAAGCAGGGGTCGCGCGCAGCCTTTTTCGGGGACAGAACGCCGCCATTCCACTAAATTGCCGCGCGACTCGTCCCCGGAGCCCGACATTGTCCGACATTGCCTACGTAAATGGCGCCTTCACGCCGCTCGTCGAGGCGCGCATCTCCATTCTCGACCGCGGCTTCCTCTTCGGCGACGGGGTCTACGAGGTCGCGGCCGTGATCGACGGCAAGCTTGTCGACAATGAAGCGCATATTGCGCGGCTAGAGCGTTCGCTGAGGGAGTTGCGGCTCGATAGTCCGGTTCCGATCAGCCGTATCGTCGAAATCGAAAGAGAGCTTGTCGCGCGCAATGGCGTCGCCGAGGGCATGGTCTATCTGCAGGTGACGCGCGGCGCGGCGGATCGCGATTTCGCCTTTCCGGAAGGCGTAACGCCGACGCTCGTCGCCTTCGCACAGAAGAAGAACATACTCGCCTCCCCCGCCGCGCGGACGGGCGTGAAGGTCGTCACCGTGCCGGAGATGCGCTGGGCGCGGCGCGACATAAAGAGCGTCGCGCTGCTCGCGCAGGTGCTCGCCAAGCAGGCGGCGGTAGAGGCCGGCTGTCAGGAAGCCTGGATGGTCGACGCCGACGGCTTCGTGACCGAGGGCTCGTCTTCGACGGCCTTCATCATCACAAAGGCCGGCGTCATCGTCACGCGCCCCAATTCACGGGAGATCCTGCCCGGTTGCACGCGCCGCTCCGTGCTGGCGCTGGCCGAACAGGATGGTCTGACGATCGAGAAACGGGGCTTTACGGTCGCGGAGGCTTTCGAGGCGGCGGAGGCTTTTCTCACCAGCGCGTCCAATCTCGTATTGCCGATCGTCTCGATCGACGGCCGCTCCATCGGCACCGGCGTTCCGGGCGATCACGCCACGCGGTTGCGCGCGATCTACCTCGACTTCGCGCGCGCAACTGCTGTTTAGTCACCGCTGCATCTGCACATGGTCGAAATCTGAGCTTCGCTCTTCCTGAATCGCGAGCGCGAGAATGAGGCTGAAGACGGCCGCGGCCAGGCACCAGAGCGAATACCAGGCAGGCCGGTTTTCGACGAGCGCAAAGACGAACGTGCCGAACACCGCCAGTCCGAACAGCGCAACGCCGCGCCGCTCGCAGCAGACGAGCGGAACCACCGTCAGGACGACGTATAGAAAATCCGCGATCAGCGGCGGCCTTTCGAAAAGCGGGTCGTAGGCGAGCGAATGCCTGACGACCGTCAGGTCGATGCCGTCGGAGCCGGCAAGCTTCAGGATCAGATAGACCGCAAGGATCACGCCCGTCCCGCCCATCAGCCGCCAGAGGCGCTGGCGCTCGGGGTCGGCCTCGGCATAGGCCGCCGCGAAGGGCGTGAGCACGGGCCACACCGTGAAAGCGATGAGCGTGTAGACGTAACGAAACGGCTGGCCGCGCTCCGGATCATGGAGCGTGAGCCAGACTGCGCCCTCCGTGAACTGGTGCACACTGAAAACCAGAGGGAACGCGGCGAAGACAAGCATGCGCCGGTCATGACGCAACGCCTTGGAAACCATGCCGAAACCGGCCAGTCCCAGACCAAGCCCCGCGGTGACGCTTGCCTCTAGCGAGTAGCACATGGCTCGACCCAACCCTGTGACCACTGACAGTAAGGTTGAACGAACACGATTTTATCGCAGTGTTTGCATTCGTCGAGATGCGCGATACGCAAAAAAAAAGCCCCGCTCGACAGAGTCGAGCGGGGAAGTTTCTGGGTGGGAGGTTCCCCCACGCGGGAGGGAGTGCAACCGCGTGAAGCTCTGTTACGCAGATCTGGCTGCGAAAAGTGGCGGCCGGCGTCGAAGCAAGGGGGAGCGACGCCGGCCAGGGAGCGCGCGCCGGGCGAATGCGCGCGCCCCAAATCAGCGTCGGAGCAAAGCCTCCACTCCTTCCGCGCCAAGGAGTTCGCGGAAGCGGCCGAGGATCTGCAACACCACGCCGAATATGGCGAGCGACATCCATCCGAAGAACACGAAGCCCCAATGCAGCGGGCCGGCGAAGCCTTCATCCATCGACCAGGAGGTGTGGCCCCATTCATTGAAACCGACATTGGGGATGGTCATGAACACGCCGACGACGAGCACCAGGAAAGCAAGCGAAAAGCCCTTCGCGAAAAAGGGAAGGCGTGTCCTTGCATAGAAGAACGCGCCTATCCCGATGATCGCGAACAGCGGATATGAAATATAAAAGGTGATGATATTGCTTGGGGTGAAATCGGTGTCGCGCACGGCGGTCATGTGCCAGACCGCCGTCTGCTCGGAGAAGAAGCTCAGGCCCCAGAACAGCGCCAGAGCGAAAACAACCAGCCATTGGACGAGAAAGAACAGCCGGCGCGTTTCGGCGGCCGGCGTCAGCAGCGTGAAGTCCCGATCCCGCGTGCGCCAGAGATAGGCGACGAGGGCGATGACGCTGAAGAAACCCAGCACGACGGCGAACTGAAGCAGATTGATCCAGAAAGTCTGGAATTCGGGCGAGAAGGAGTCGAGCCCCGCGGTCCATCCGAAGCGCTGCTCATAAGCGCGCAAAATCGCGACGAGCAGCGTCAGGGCGGCTATGCCGATCAATACAGGTCTTTTGTCGAGGATCGGTTCGACGCGTTGTACGGCGCCGGCGCGATCTGCGTCAGTCATGCTCATTATTATTGTCTCCAAAATCTGGGTGCGGTCGAAGGGCAACGTCCTTCGTGGCTCTGCGGGGGCGCGTCGAGCGCCCGGCGGCGAAGGCGTCGCCGCGTGAGAGAGGATCAAAAGCGAAAGCAGTGTCGCTTCAGCCGCGTCGCGCTAACGCGGCCCTTTCCGCAGAGATCGAACGCCTGGGGAATACATCAGGCCGGTCCGTGACGGACCAGTAGCCTCAGCGTCGATGCCGGAAAGGGATCAGGCCGCGAGGGCCGGCGGCGCCCGTGGAGACTGTGGCGCTACTTTGGGCTCCACGCGCAACAGGGGCGTGGAGACGATCGGAGCGGGCGCAGCGGCCACGCCGGGGAAGTCCAGAACGAGCGCAAACACCGCCCTGACGACAGGCGCATCGAGCGCGCCGCCATGCATTATACAGCACAGGCCGTGATGCTGGGTCTTCGCGGGCGTCTGGGGCTGTCCGTCGTCGCTCGACGTCTTTTGCGTCGCGCAGGTCACGCCGAACGTCGCGCCCTGCCCTCCCTCTGTCGCCGCGACGGCGAAGCCCGCGAAGGCGATTTGCAGCAGCAGCAGGCAGGCGACGAGCGTCGCAACGCTTCGCGCAAACACTCCCTGTTCCTGCCCGAATGGACGCACGGCCGCTATCTCCCGGTTCCAGATACAGGCTATTTGCGGCGTAGAAAGGGGTCAAGCGGCGTTGAAGCATAATTGCGCATGTGCGTCGAAACGTCGCGCGACGCTCCGTCCCGTCAAATGCGGCGATTCAGCTCCGATCGGAACATTTGCGAACACGCGGCGTTTCATTGGCAGATAGCTTGCCTTGGGAGGATACCATGGGCGACCTGTTATACTATGCGATCGTCTTCCTCGTTGTAGCGCTTGTGGCCGCATTCTTCGGATTCGGCGGCGTCGCCGGTTTTGCAATGGAAGGCGCCCGGCTTCTCTTCTGGGTAGCGTTGTTCCTTTTCGTCGTTTCCGCTGTCGTCGGAATAATCCGAAGGGCCTGACGCTCTAATGCTTTTCCCCCGACTAAGGCCGGTTGCCCTATGTGCTAACCGGCCTCTTTATCTGTCGGCACATTCTGGAGCGCGGCCAACCATGCATCTGCGCTCGAGTCGCTTGGCGCGCGCCAGTCGCCGCGTGGCGAGAGCGAACCGCCGGAACTGACTTTCGGCCCATTTGGGAGCGCCGATCGCTTGAACTGGCTCGTCGCAAAAAAGCGCCGCACGAAAACTGTGAGCCAATGCTTGATCTCGGCGAGATCATAGGCGCAGCGATCCGATTGCGCGATCACGGACGGCCAAACTCCGCTCTCAGCGTCGCGCCATGCGCGCCACGCCAGGAACGCAACTTTTGCCGGACCGAAGCCAAAGCGCGTGATGTAATAAAGATTGAAATCCTGTAGCGCGTAGGGGCCGACGAAGGCTTCCGTGCGTTGCGCGGTTTCGCCGGGAATGAGCTCAGGCGAAATCTCGGTCGCAAGAACATCTTCCAGCACGGCGACCGTCTCGGCGCCGAAGCGCGCATCGCGCGCGCACCAGCGAATGAGATGCTGGATGAGCGTTTTCGGCACGGATGCATTGACGTTGTAATGCGACATCTGATCGCCGACGCCATAGGTGCACCAGCCGAGCGCGAGTTCCGAAAGATCGCCTGTGCCGATGACGATGGCGTCGTGCTGATTGGCGAGACGGAAGAGCAGCGACGTGCGCGCGCCCGCCTGCACATTCTCATATGTCGCGTCATAGATCTCTTCGCCGCGCGCGACAGGATGGCCGATATCGGAGAGCATCTGCGTGCAGGCGGCGGAGACGTCGATCTCCTGCGCGGAGACGCCGAGCGCCTGCATGAGGCGCCACGCGTTGCTTTTCGTGCGATCCGTCGTGGCGAAGGCCGGCAAAGTATAGCCAAGTATATTCTCGCGCGGCAGGCCGAGCCTGCCCATCGCGGTCACGGCGACGAGAAGCGCATGGGTGGAGTCGAGGCCGCCCGAAACCCCGATGACGACCTTCTGCATTCTCGTCGCGCGCAGGCGCTGCTCCAGTCCATGCGACTGGATGTTGAAGGCCTCGAAACACAATTCCGCGAGCCGCGTCTCGTCGTTCGGCACGAAAGGAAAGCGCGGGACGTCACGCATGAATCCGAGATCGCGATCGCGCGGCGCGGCGAGTTCGAATTCGACGCGGCGAAACTGCGTCGCGCCCGCTTCGACGTCGGCGCAATCGCCGAAAGTGACCTGCCGGGCGCGTTCCGCAACGAGCCGGCCCAGGTCGATGTCCGCGAGAACGAGTTGCGGCTCATCGGAAAAGCGCGGAGCCTTGGCGAGCAACTGGCCATTCTCGTGGATCATCGCCTCGCCGTCCCAGGCGAGATCGGTCGTCGACTCGCCCTGCCCCGCCGCCGAATAGAGATAGGCGGAAAGGCAACGCGCTGAATGAGCGGCGCAGAGGATCTGCCGATGATCGGATTTGCCGACGATGGCGTTGGACGCGGAAAGATTCAGCAGCACTGTGGCGCCGGCGAGCGCCGCGCGCGACGAGGGGGGAATCGGAACCCAGACGTCCTCGCAGACCTCCATATGGACGACGAGATTGTCGAAGTCGCCCGCCTCCAGCAGAACGTCAGAGCCAAACGGCGCAATCTGCCCCGCGACCGAAATCTCCTCGCCCGCGACGAAGGCGCCGGAGGCGAAATGGCGCCGCTCATAGAATTCGCGATAGTTCGGCAGATAGATTTTCGGCGTCACCGCCAGCACGCGGCCGCGCAATATGGCTATGGCGCAATTATAAAGCCGTCCGCGATGGCGCAGCGGGGCGCCGACGACGATCAGCGGATGCAGCGCGCGCGAGACCTCAATGAGTTCACGCAGCGCGGCTTCGACAGCGGCGAGCAGCGCGTCCTGCTGCAAAAGATCGTCGATGGCGTAGGCCGAAAGTCCGAGTTCAGGGAACAGGATGAGCGAAGCGCCGCGCTGGTCCGCCTCCCGCGCCATTTCTATCGTGCGCGCAACATTGAAGGCGGGATCGGCGACGCGCACGCGCGGACAAGCCACCGCCGCGCGTATGAAACCATGGGTGTGAATCGAGAAAAAGGGGTGGGTCATCGAGGTCCGCATCAATGGCCGGGCCTTGCGCCGGACCGAATAGCGCCGTTCTGCGCCGCGATAATGCAGAATGTAACGCGCAAAGTCACATTTGTTTTTTCGGTGAACGCGCGTGAGAACTCAGTCTTTTTTTGGCTCCGGTTGCTTAATTTCATCATCCGGCTTGAGTATATGCCGGGTGTCGAACACGACAGTCAGTCCCTGTTCTCCGTCACGATACATGACAACCGTAACGGAAAAATTGGGCCCCGCGGGCTCATTGGCGACGATCGGCCGCGCGGGACCCGCGCGCCAGTCCGTCAGACGAAAAAGCGTGTAGCCGCGGGCGACGGTCTCCTTCGCCGCGAGGACGAGCAGGTTCCTGATCACCGACTCGTCGGCAGGCCCCTCCGCCTCTATCAGGTTGAGGCGCACCATGTTGGGCCCGAGAGACTCGACTTTCGTCGAAAGACAGGCTGCGAGCGCAACGCTCGCGGCCAAGACGGCCATTGCCGAAGCCAATCGCTTGAAACGAATTATGACGTCACTCCCGGAACACGAACGCGCCGCGCATCCTGCGCAAATGAGTTCTCGCCGCCTCGATCGCGAGACCGTAGCCGATCAGTCGGCGAGGTCAATGATCCGGCCGGTGGCGGTCGGCGCACGGGCCGGGAAGCGGCAAACCCATGAAAAAGGGCGGGGTCTCCCCCGCCCTTCAAAACTGCGCGATGTCCGCGGCTCAACCCCAGTGCGCCAGGATCGCCAGCATCAGCAACGCGACGATGTTGGTGATCTTGATGGCCGGGTTCACGGCCGGGCCCGCGGTGTCCTTGTAGGGGTCGCCGACGGTGTCGCCCGTGACGGAGGCCTTGTGCGCCTCGGAGCCCTTCATGTGCTTCACGCCGTCCTTGTCGACGAAGCCGTCCTCGAAGGACTTCTTGGCGTTGTCCCAGGCGCCGCCGCCGGAGGTCATCGAGATCGCGACGAAGATGCCGTTGACGATCACGCCGAGCAGCAACGCGCCGACGGCCGCCAAAGCGTTGGCCTTGCCGCCGCCCAGGATCAGCACGGCGATGAACATCACGATCGGCGCAGCGACCGGCAGCAGGGACGGAACGATCATTTCCTTGATCGCCGCCTGCGTCAGCATGTCGACCGCGCGGCCGTAATCAGGACGGGCGGAGCCGTCCATGATGCCCGGCTTCTCCTTGAACTGACGACGCACTTCCTCGACGACGGAACCCGCCGCGCGGCCGACCGCCGTCATGGCGATGCCGCCGAAGAGGTAGGGGATCAGGCCGCCGAAGATCAGGCCGGCGACCACGAAGGGATTCGACAGGCTGAAGTCGATGTTCTCGAGGCCCTTGAAAAAGGACACGCCCGTTTCAGCGAAGTGCTTGATGTCGTTCGTGTAGGCCGCAAACAGCACCAGCGCGCCGAGGCCGGCGGAGCCGATGGCGTAGCCCTTGGTCACGGCCTTGGTCGTGTTGCCGACGGCGTCGAGCGCGTCGGTCGACTGGCGCACTTCCTTCGGCAGGCCGGACATTTCGGCGATGCCGCCGGCGTTGTCGGTCACGGGGCCGAACGCGTCGAGCGCGACGATCATGCCGGCGAGGCCGAGCATCGTCGTGACGGCGATCGCCGTGCCATAGAGGCCGCCGAAGTTATAGGTGAGGATGATGCCGAGTACGATCACCAGAGCCGGCGCCGCCGTCGCTTCGAGCGACACTGCGAGACCCTGAATGACGTTCGTGCCATGGCCCGTCACCGAGGCCTGCGCAATCGACACCACCGGGCGCTTGCCCGTGCCGGTGTAATATTCGGTGATGTAGACTATGGCGCCCGTCACGATCAGGCCGATGAGGCCGCAGAAGAACAGGCCGATGCCGTGGATCGCCTCGCCATTCACCTTGCCGACTTCGCCGAAGCCGACGGTAAAGAGCGTCGCGAGGAAGAGGCCGGCGACCGACAGAACGCCCGCCGCGATCAGGCCCTTGTAGAGGGCGTCCATGATCGAGTCGTTCTTGAGGCCGATCTTCTCGAAATAAGGCGCGGCGATCTTGCCCCACTGCGTGTCGTCTTCGCCGAGCTTCACGAAATAGGTGCCGGCGATGGAGGTGAGGATCGAGAGGCCGCCAATCGCCAGCGGATAGAGCACCGCGCTCGCGAGGCCCGACTGGCCCGCAAAGAAGATCGACGCCAGCACCATGGTCGCGACGACCGTCACGGCGTAGGTCTCGAAGAGGTCGGCCGCCATGCCCGCGCAGTCGCCGACATTGTCGCCGACGTTGTCGGCGATTGTGGCCGGGTTGCGCGGATCATCCTCCGGAATGCCCGCCTCGACCTTGCCGACGAGGTCGGCGCCGACGTCGGCGCCCTTGGTGAAGATGCCGCCGCCGAGACGCGCGAAGATCGAGATCAGCGAAGCGCCGAAGCCCAGGGCGACCAGCGCGTCGACCACGACGCGGTCGGACGGCGTATAGCCCGCGAACCAGGTGAGAATAGCGTAGTAAACCGCGACGCCGAGGAGCGCCAGACCCGCGACGAGCAGGCCCGTGACCGCGCCGGCCTTGAAGGCGATGTCCAGTCCGCCCGCGAGCGACTTGGTCGCCGCCTGCGCCGTGCGCACATTGGCGCGGACCGACACGTTCATGCCGATATATCCGGCCGCGCCGGAGAGCGCGGCGCCGATGGCGAAGCCGAAAGCCACCGCCCAGCCAAGCAGGATGACGAGAAGCACGAAGATCACGCCGCCGACCATGCCGATGGTCTTGTACTGGCGATTGAGATAGGCCTGCGCGCCTTCAGCGACCGCGCCGGAAATTTCCTGCATCCGCTGCGAGCCTGGATCGGCCGCGAGCAGCTCCTGTGATGTCTTCACGCCGTAAACGACGGACATCAGTCCGAAGACGATGGTGAGAAAAAGGACCATATTGGCTTCGCCTTTTCGTTCTTCAGCCGGGGGACGGCCGAAACTGATCGCGCCACGTGAGGATGTTGCGCAACGGAAAAAGGAAACGCGACCGCGCCGAACGAATCGGCCGGGCGCCCGCGAATTTTCCGGGCGCTTCTTGCCAGAAACCGGGCTTCGCGGCAATGGCGGGCGGGATTTCACCCGTCAGAAATGGCTGAAAGACAATTTTCCGAAAATTACAGGTTTCTTATGGGCATCGCGCAGGATCGGGGGCGCTGTTCCGGCCGTGATCGCGCCTATGCGGGCCACCCCCTCGGGCGGGCTGAAGTCAGGGGCGGCGGTGAAGAGGATTTCATAATCATCCCCGCCAGTTATTGCAGACTCGAACAGCCCGGGCGCAAGCTCGATCGCCTCCCGCGCCGCGTCGGAGAGCGGGATCAACGGCAGATCGACCAGAGCGCTGACGCCGGACGCCCGGCACAGTTTGGCGAGATCGCCCGCGAGACCGTCGGAGACATCCATGGCGGCGCTGGCGTGTTCGCGCAGGAGCGGCGCCAGATCGAGGCGGGGCCGCGGCAGCAGATAGCGGTCCAGCAGGAAGTCGCGCGCATCAGGCGAGAGCCTCGCCGCAAGCGCCGGATCGCGCCGCAGGGCAAGGCCGAGCGCGGCGTCGCCCGTCGTCCCCGAGACGTAGATCCCGTCGCCGGCCCGCGCGCCAGTTCGGGGGACGAAACGCGGCGTCCGGCCGAGGGCGGTGATGGAGATTGTCAGCGGCCCTGGCGTCGACGCCGTGTCGCCACCGAGAAGCGGCGCGGCGTAAGTCCGCGCATCGTCCGCAAGACCTGCGGCGAAAGCCGAAAGCCATTCGTTCGTCCACTCTCCGGGGAGCGCGATCGACAGCAGGAAGCCCGCCGGCGCCGCGCCCTTGGCGGCGAGATCGGAGAGATTGACGCGAAGCGCCTTCCTCGCGACCGCGTCCGGCGGATCGTCGGCGAAGAAATGCACCCCCGCGACGAGCATGTCCGTCGTCACGACGAGCGGCTCGGCCGAGGCCGCGAGCAGAGCCGCATCATCCTTCAGGCCCAGCCCCGCGGGCCCCGCGATGGGCGCGAAGATGCGAGCGATGAGTTCGTCTTCGCTGTAGCGGTCAGCCATCGCCTCGCCCTCGCGCATCCAGACGCTCGCGCCTCGGCATGAGGGCGAGGAGGCTTAATCAACCCGAGGAGCCGCCGCTGACGGCGCCCCGAAGGACCAGTAAGCCCTTATCCCAGTTCCTCCGCCCGCTCCTCGCGCGCAATCTTGTCGAGCACCGCGTTCACCATGCCGGACTCCGTCGGCCCGAAAAAGGCGCCGGCGACGTCGACATATTCCTTGATGACCACGCGCGCCGGCACGTCCTTGCGCGCTCGCAGCTCATAGGCGCCCGCGCGCAACGCGGCGCGCATCACCGCCTCGACGCGCGACAGCGGCCAGCCGCCGGAAAGCACGCGGTCAATCTGCCGGTCGATCGCGACCTGGTCGGTCAGCACGCCCTGCAGCACGTCGCGAAAGAAGGTCACTTCCGCGGGCTTGTATTGCACGCCCTCGATCTCGCGCCCGATCCAATGCGACTCGAATTCGGCGAAGATTTCGTTGAGGCCCTTGCCGGCGACCTCCATCTGATAAAGCGCCTGCACGATGGCGAGGCGCGCGGCGGAGCGCTGGTCGAGACTCATGCGAGGCTCCGCTTCAGACGCACCAGCGCAAGCGCGGCATGCGCCGCGTCGGCGCCCTTGTCGCCCTGTTTCGGATCGGCGCGCACAATCGCCTGTTCGTCATTTTCCACGGTCAGTATTCCATTGCCAAGCGGCAGGCGCCGCGACACCGAAAGATCGGTCAGGGCGCGCGAACTTTCATTCGCCACGATTTCGAAATGATAGGTCTCGCCCCGAATGACGCAGCCCAGCGCCACGAGACCGTCATAAGGCTGGCCCGACTTCTCCGCCGCGTCGATCGCGATGGCCGCGGCGGCGGCGATCTCCAGCGCGCCGGGAA contains the following coding sequences:
- the ribH gene encoding 6,7-dimethyl-8-ribityllumazine synthase, encoding MAGFSPDDVDATPVPGARILVVAARFNADIVAQLREGALAAIERLGATATVIEVPGALEIAAAAAIAIDAAEKSGQPYDGLVALGCVIRGETYHFEIVANESSRALTDLSVSRRLPLGNGILTVENDEQAIVRADPKQGDKGADAAHAALALVRLKRSLA
- the thiL gene encoding thiamine-phosphate kinase, giving the protein MADRYSEDELIARIFAPIAGPAGLGLKDDAALLAASAEPLVVTTDMLVAGVHFFADDPPDAVARKALRVNLSDLAAKGAAPAGFLLSIALPGEWTNEWLSAFAAGLADDARTYAAPLLGGDTASTPGPLTISITALGRTPRFVPRTGARAGDGIYVSGTTGDAALGLALRRDPALAARLSPDARDFLLDRYLLPRPRLDLAPLLREHASAAMDVSDGLAGDLAKLCRASGVSALVDLPLIPLSDAAREAIELAPGLFESAITGGDDYEILFTAAPDFSPPEGVARIGAITAGTAPPILRDAHKKPVIFGKLSFSHF
- a CDS encoding sodium-translocating pyrophosphatase translates to MVLFLTIVFGLMSVVYGVKTSQELLAADPGSQRMQEISGAVAEGAQAYLNRQYKTIGMVGGVIFVLLVILLGWAVAFGFAIGAALSGAAGYIGMNVSVRANVRTAQAATKSLAGGLDIAFKAGAVTGLLVAGLALLGVAVYYAILTWFAGYTPSDRVVVDALVALGFGASLISIFARLGGGIFTKGADVGADLVGKVEAGIPEDDPRNPATIADNVGDNVGDCAGMAADLFETYAVTVVATMVLASIFFAGQSGLASAVLYPLAIGGLSILTSIAGTYFVKLGEDDTQWGKIAAPYFEKIGLKNDSIMDALYKGLIAAGVLSVAGLFLATLFTVGFGEVGKVNGEAIHGIGLFFCGLIGLIVTGAIVYITEYYTGTGKRPVVSIAQASVTGHGTNVIQGLAVSLEATAAPALVIVLGIILTYNFGGLYGTAIAVTTMLGLAGMIVALDAFGPVTDNAGGIAEMSGLPKEVRQSTDALDAVGNTTKAVTKGYAIGSAGLGALVLFAAYTNDIKHFAETGVSFFKGLENIDFSLSNPFVVAGLIFGGLIPYLFGGIAMTAVGRAAGSVVEEVRRQFKEKPGIMDGSARPDYGRAVDMLTQAAIKEMIVPSLLPVAAPIVMFIAVLILGGGKANALAAVGALLLGVIVNGIFVAISMTSGGGAWDNAKKSFEDGFVDKDGVKHMKGSEAHKASVTGDTVGDPYKDTAGPAVNPAIKITNIVALLMLAILAHWG
- the nusB gene encoding transcription antitermination factor NusB, whose translation is MSLDQRSAARLAIVQALYQMEVAGKGLNEIFAEFESHWIGREIEGVQYKPAEVTFFRDVLQGVLTDQVAIDRQIDRVLSGGWPLSRVEAVMRAALRAGAYELRARKDVPARVVIKEYVDVAGAFFGPTESGMVNAVLDKIAREERAEELG